Proteins from a genomic interval of Pseudomonas sp. RC10:
- the ugpC gene encoding sn-glycerol-3-phosphate ABC transporter ATP-binding protein UgpC produces the protein MATVNIQQLRKNYGTIPVLHGIDLSIADGQFVSLVGASGCGKSTLLRMIAGLESVSSGTIELNGGVINDLSPKDRDIAMVFQNYALYPHMTVAQNMGFSLQLRKESPARIAAAVKETAAMLGLSNYLDRYPKALSGGQRQRVAMGRAIVRQPQVFLFDEPLSNLDAKLRVQMRIEIRTLQRRLGTTAIYVTHDQMEAMTMSDLIVVMNAGRIEQVGTPIEVYDRPANLFVATFIGSPAMNLIDGILVQEDSTSVVLVGDQKMDLGRRVDLASASPVVMGIRPEHFSLGSAQASDFSLPFTIDLIEPTGAESHVYGRSGTTPVVASLPRKGDLQLGQQLTLRGSCDHVHVFDKASGARLV, from the coding sequence ATGGCAACCGTAAACATTCAGCAACTTCGCAAGAACTACGGCACGATCCCGGTGTTGCACGGCATCGACCTGAGCATTGCCGACGGTCAGTTCGTCTCGCTGGTCGGGGCATCGGGCTGCGGGAAATCCACGCTCCTGCGGATGATCGCGGGTCTGGAATCGGTGTCTTCCGGGACCATCGAACTCAATGGCGGCGTCATCAACGACCTGTCGCCCAAGGACCGGGACATCGCCATGGTGTTCCAGAACTACGCGCTGTACCCGCACATGACCGTGGCCCAGAACATGGGGTTCAGCCTGCAGTTGCGCAAGGAATCGCCTGCCCGCATCGCGGCGGCGGTCAAAGAAACGGCCGCCATGCTCGGGCTTTCCAACTACCTTGATCGTTATCCCAAGGCGTTGTCCGGCGGGCAGCGTCAACGGGTCGCCATGGGCCGGGCCATCGTGCGTCAGCCGCAGGTGTTTCTGTTCGATGAACCGCTGTCGAACCTCGACGCCAAACTGCGGGTGCAGATGCGCATCGAAATCCGCACCTTGCAGCGTCGGCTGGGCACCACGGCGATTTACGTGACCCACGATCAGATGGAGGCCATGACCATGTCCGACCTGATCGTGGTGATGAACGCCGGGCGCATCGAACAGGTCGGCACCCCGATTGAGGTCTACGACCGCCCCGCCAACCTGTTCGTCGCCACGTTCATCGGCTCTCCGGCGATGAACCTGATCGACGGCATTCTGGTGCAGGAGGATTCGACGTCGGTGGTGCTTGTGGGCGATCAGAAGATGGACCTTGGTCGCCGCGTCGATCTGGCGAGCGCAAGCCCGGTGGTGATGGGCATCCGGCCCGAGCATTTCAGCCTCGGCAGCGCGCAGGCGTCGGATTTCAGCCTGCCGTTCACTATCGACCTGATCGAACCGACCGGGGCGGAAAGCCACGTCTATGGCAGGTCGGGTACGACTCCGGTCGTGGCCTCTCTTCCACGCAAGGGCGACCTTCAACTGGGCCAACAGCTGACGCTGCGGGGCAGTTGCGACCATGTTCATGTGTTCGACAAGGCCAGCGGCGCGCGTCTGGTCTGA
- a CDS encoding SIS domain-containing protein yields MNVTERVIVEQFPFWQAALTQPLPTVDAPIVVVVGCGTSYYLAQTVASAFNLNGKRAIAVPGGEWARRPDAYLAHYQDALVIALSRSGESTETVEAVQASRARGLKTIGITCESESSLAKGSDQVVFAPTHPSEGIVMSSSASLMLLLGLRLAGSPVDAHIAATAERAMQTLDRQVDTTVLSRTHFVYLGGGAYYGLASEGALKLQEMSLTYTQVFHPLEYRHGPVSLVDEKTCVVLIYSPQTHEEETQLYSELKVKGALVIGVGGPGDLHVEVSETGLDRSLAILPALQLFGERLARHKGLDSTAPRHLTKVVRLS; encoded by the coding sequence ATGAACGTTACCGAACGCGTCATCGTCGAGCAGTTTCCCTTCTGGCAAGCCGCGTTGACTCAACCCCTCCCGACCGTGGACGCCCCCATCGTGGTGGTCGTCGGCTGTGGCACTTCGTATTACCTGGCGCAAACGGTGGCCAGCGCGTTCAATCTCAACGGCAAGCGCGCCATCGCCGTGCCTGGCGGCGAATGGGCGCGTCGTCCGGACGCGTATCTGGCGCACTATCAGGACGCGCTGGTCATCGCCCTCTCCCGCAGTGGCGAATCCACCGAGACGGTCGAGGCCGTGCAGGCCAGCCGCGCCCGTGGCTTGAAGACCATCGGCATCACCTGCGAAAGCGAAAGCAGCCTGGCGAAAGGCAGCGATCAAGTGGTGTTCGCGCCGACCCACCCCTCTGAAGGCATCGTCATGAGCAGCTCCGCCAGCCTGATGCTGCTGCTGGGTCTGCGACTTGCCGGGTCTCCGGTTGACGCTCACATCGCTGCCACCGCTGAACGCGCGATGCAGACGCTGGATCGTCAGGTCGACACCACCGTGCTGTCCCGCACGCACTTTGTGTACCTCGGCGGTGGCGCTTACTACGGTCTGGCCAGCGAAGGCGCGTTGAAACTCCAGGAAATGAGCCTGACCTACACCCAGGTGTTCCACCCGCTGGAATACCGTCATGGCCCGGTCAGCCTGGTGGATGAAAAAACCTGCGTGGTGCTGATCTACAGCCCGCAAACCCACGAGGAAGAGACCCAGTTGTACAGCGAACTCAAGGTAAAAGGCGCGCTGGTGATTGGCGTGGGCGGCCCCGGCGACCTGCACGTCGAGGTCAGCGAAACCGGTCTGGACCGAAGCCTGGCGATCCTGCCGGCGCTGCAACTGTTCGGTGAGCGTCTGGCCCGGCACAAAGGCCTCGACAGCACGGCCCCGCGCCACCTCACCAAGGTTGTACGTCTTTCCTGA
- a CDS encoding carbohydrate ABC transporter permease has translation MRKLTLQWLGKAGFALAVLVLLIWSLGPVYWAVMTSFTDPKDMLSQHLTLWPEHPTLQHFAKLFGASSISQGNEVQSVWPQFSRAFINSLVTSVAATLVTLVAAAFGGYAFVRLRFPGRNLLFGLVVASMAVPAYTVMIPLYRLMISLHLIDTYLGVTLIYVSAFLPLALWLMRSVYQSLPVSLEEAAWLDGAGRTYTLIRIVLPLAAPGLIATAILTFLSAWGQFMVPLVFSPSLATKSLTVLIPEFVTRNYVDYGLMNAAGVIAMLPPVLLVIFLNRFLVRGLIAGATK, from the coding sequence ATGCGCAAACTTACCCTGCAATGGCTGGGCAAGGCCGGATTCGCCCTCGCCGTACTGGTCCTGCTGATCTGGTCGCTGGGCCCGGTGTACTGGGCCGTGATGACCAGTTTCACCGACCCGAAGGACATGCTGAGTCAGCACCTGACGCTGTGGCCCGAACACCCGACGCTGCAACACTTCGCCAAGCTGTTCGGCGCCAGCAGCATCTCACAGGGCAACGAAGTGCAGTCGGTCTGGCCGCAATTCTCCCGGGCGTTCATCAACAGTCTGGTGACCTCGGTCGCGGCGACGCTGGTGACATTGGTCGCGGCCGCGTTCGGGGGCTACGCCTTCGTGCGGCTGCGCTTTCCGGGCCGAAACCTACTGTTCGGGCTGGTGGTCGCGAGCATGGCGGTACCGGCGTACACGGTGATGATTCCGCTGTATCGCCTGATGATTTCGCTGCACCTGATCGACACGTACCTGGGCGTCACGCTGATTTACGTGTCCGCGTTTCTGCCGCTGGCGTTGTGGCTCATGCGCAGCGTCTATCAATCGCTGCCGGTGTCACTCGAAGAGGCCGCCTGGCTGGACGGCGCGGGCCGCACGTACACGCTGATCCGCATCGTTCTGCCGCTGGCGGCGCCCGGCCTGATCGCCACCGCCATCCTCACGTTTCTCAGCGCCTGGGGGCAGTTCATGGTGCCGCTGGTGTTCTCGCCTTCATTGGCCACCAAGTCGCTGACCGTCCTGATTCCCGAATTCGTCACCCGCAACTACGTCGACTACGGCCTGATGAATGCGGCCGGGGTCATCGCCATGCTGCCGCCCGTGTTGCTGGTGATCTTTCTCAACCGTTTCCTCGTGCGCGGCCTCATCGCCGGCGCGACCAAATAA
- a CDS encoding sugar ABC transporter permease, which yields MNLNTIRERLRPVPGETWLGLVYVLPIIVVMASLVFVPLVTTVLDSLYRIDPMRPGSPFIGLLNYQNLATDTNVQHATWNTLIYVVLAVVLETVGGLGAALLLNKVRHGRQWLLAALVLPWCLPPVVNALVWLWIYNPSYGLLNNLLKAVGLLDENVVWFNDHNTALLLVALVHVWRMLPLTAIILLAALQAIPGDLYEAAKLDGAGPLKCFRMITLPLIAGGLAIALSQSTVFAFNLFDEAWILNGSSLDTRSLITQVYMSAFQNLKFSYGMALSVLAMIASLVVSMIYVLKVYRETRFD from the coding sequence ATGAATCTGAACACGATCAGAGAACGGCTGCGTCCGGTGCCGGGCGAGACCTGGCTCGGGCTGGTGTACGTGCTGCCGATCATTGTGGTCATGGCCAGTCTGGTGTTCGTGCCGCTGGTGACCACGGTGCTCGACAGCCTGTACCGCATCGATCCGATGCGCCCGGGCAGCCCCTTCATCGGGCTGCTCAATTACCAGAACCTGGCCACCGACACCAACGTGCAGCACGCCACCTGGAACACGCTGATTTACGTGGTGTTGGCCGTGGTCCTGGAAACGGTCGGAGGACTGGGCGCCGCCCTGCTGCTGAACAAGGTCCGTCACGGGCGCCAATGGCTGCTGGCAGCTTTGGTGCTGCCGTGGTGCCTGCCGCCGGTGGTGAATGCGCTGGTCTGGCTGTGGATCTACAACCCCAGTTACGGCCTGCTCAACAACCTGCTCAAAGCGGTCGGGCTGCTCGACGAAAACGTGGTGTGGTTCAACGACCACAACACCGCCTTGCTGCTGGTGGCCCTGGTGCACGTCTGGAGGATGCTGCCCCTCACCGCGATCATTCTGCTCGCGGCATTGCAGGCGATTCCGGGCGATCTGTACGAAGCCGCCAAGCTCGACGGCGCGGGTCCGCTCAAATGCTTTCGCATGATCACGCTGCCGCTGATTGCAGGCGGGCTGGCCATTGCGCTGAGCCAGTCCACGGTATTCGCGTTCAACCTGTTCGACGAGGCCTGGATTCTCAACGGCTCCAGCCTGGACACCCGCAGCCTGATCACTCAGGTGTACATGTCGGCGTTCCAGAACCTGAAGTTCTCCTACGGGATGGCGCTGTCGGTGCTGGCCATGATTGCGTCGCTGGTGGTGTCGATGATTTACGTCCTCAAGGTCTACCGCGAGACGAGGTTCGACTGA
- a CDS encoding extracellular solute-binding protein, giving the protein MLRRHLIASLALLPLTFATPAFVPLASAASATEVLLPPWGTLPKAMTDRLTAETHLTLETQTLGWDQILTKVATSMIAGSPPADATEVDWSWVGQFGTAKWYEPLDGAVDAATVADIPSAKLFVFDGQLLAIPYANDFRVLIYNRDHLQRAGISAAPTTPDQLLADAKAIKAKNITQYPIALPLSATEGSATAWYLLTKVFGGELFNDKLEPQFVKPDSAGYKAMAFEVEALKAGLISPAATGLKDVEVQELFKKGDASFDLAGWAGNVAVYSDPAKSQVADHVAAALMLTTTGTARTIGLPEAVGIPATAKNKEGAKAFINWFIKPQNQIESYETLGNLPTRTSVLKQLNSEGKLKSGDVILQQAGLVDPLFKQGTPVWYPQFTSAVSSALNQAAKGELTVDQAVAQIAREAQSAMQP; this is encoded by the coding sequence ATGCTCCGACGCCACCTGATCGCTTCGCTCGCGCTGTTGCCCCTGACGTTCGCCACCCCGGCGTTCGTCCCGCTCGCCAGCGCGGCCAGCGCCACCGAAGTGCTGTTGCCACCTTGGGGCACCTTGCCCAAGGCGATGACGGATCGACTGACAGCCGAGACCCACCTCACGCTGGAAACCCAGACCCTGGGCTGGGATCAGATTCTGACCAAGGTCGCGACCTCGATGATCGCGGGCAGCCCACCGGCGGACGCGACGGAAGTGGACTGGTCGTGGGTCGGGCAGTTCGGCACTGCCAAGTGGTACGAACCGCTGGACGGCGCGGTGGACGCGGCCACCGTGGCCGACATCCCGTCTGCCAAGCTGTTCGTGTTCGACGGTCAGTTGCTGGCGATTCCGTACGCCAACGACTTCCGCGTGCTGATCTACAACCGCGATCACCTGCAACGCGCAGGCATCAGCGCGGCGCCGACCACCCCGGATCAACTGCTGGCAGATGCCAAGGCGATCAAGGCCAAGAACATCACCCAATACCCGATCGCTCTTCCCCTGTCGGCCACAGAAGGCAGCGCCACCGCCTGGTACTTGCTGACCAAGGTGTTCGGCGGCGAGCTGTTCAACGACAAACTGGAGCCGCAGTTCGTCAAGCCGGATTCGGCGGGTTACAAGGCGATGGCGTTCGAGGTCGAAGCCCTCAAGGCCGGGCTGATCAGCCCCGCCGCGACAGGCCTCAAAGACGTGGAAGTCCAGGAGCTGTTCAAGAAAGGCGATGCCTCCTTCGACCTCGCCGGTTGGGCAGGCAACGTGGCGGTCTACAGCGACCCGGCCAAATCCCAGGTTGCGGATCACGTCGCGGCCGCCCTCATGCTCACCACCACCGGGACCGCGCGCACCATCGGTTTGCCGGAAGCGGTCGGCATACCGGCCACCGCAAAAAACAAGGAAGGGGCGAAGGCGTTCATCAATTGGTTCATCAAGCCGCAGAACCAGATCGAGAGCTATGAAACCCTGGGCAACCTGCCGACCCGCACCAGCGTCCTCAAGCAACTGAACAGTGAGGGCAAGCTCAAGAGCGGTGACGTGATCCTGCAACAGGCCGGTCTGGTGGACCCGCTGTTCAAGCAAGGCACGCCGGTCTGGTACCCGCAGTTCACCAGCGCGGTCTCCAGTGCGCTGAATCAGGCCGCCAAAGGTGAGTTGACGGTCGATCAAGCGGTGGCCCAGATCGCCCGCGAAGCCCAGAGTGCGATGCAGCCGTGA
- a CDS encoding BadF/BadG/BcrA/BcrD ATPase family protein: MNTCILGLDSGGSKTQWVVADRQGRVVQWGTSEGLDPVTHPQWREQLRALLAKAAGTPLAAAVLGLPLHGELDAVSVEQTDIARQALPCPVTVENDVRIAFDGAFTGAHAGVLILAGTGSMAWASRNEDDAPHLRVGGWGDVFGDEGSAHWIGIQALALASRTLDGRAHAARMTQALLSHLGLTPDELIDWVYGLSNRRAGVAALAAQVSAWADAGDPDALELLNAAARHLAEHVATAWQRIGGVNAPVWSHAGGVFSHPDITRQMTRLLSAAPVTPRLPPVGGALWRAAHNAGWNPDNNWINTLASHLNHTLALPSTSPYPI; the protein is encoded by the coding sequence ATGAACACCTGCATCCTGGGCCTGGACAGCGGAGGCTCGAAAACTCAGTGGGTCGTGGCTGATCGTCAGGGCCGCGTCGTGCAATGGGGAACGAGCGAAGGGCTCGACCCGGTGACTCATCCGCAATGGCGCGAACAGCTGCGGGCGCTGCTGGCAAAAGCCGCGGGTACGCCCCTCGCCGCCGCCGTTCTGGGACTGCCGTTGCATGGCGAACTCGACGCCGTGTCCGTTGAGCAAACCGACATCGCCCGGCAGGCATTGCCCTGCCCCGTGACCGTCGAGAACGACGTGCGCATCGCCTTCGACGGCGCATTCACCGGCGCTCACGCAGGGGTGCTGATCCTTGCGGGCACCGGGTCCATGGCCTGGGCGAGTCGGAACGAAGACGACGCTCCACACCTGCGTGTGGGGGGTTGGGGGGATGTGTTCGGCGACGAAGGCAGCGCGCACTGGATCGGTATTCAGGCCTTGGCATTGGCCAGTCGCACGCTGGATGGACGGGCCCATGCCGCGCGCATGACCCAGGCGTTGCTCAGCCATCTCGGGCTGACGCCCGATGAATTGATCGATTGGGTGTACGGCCTGAGCAACCGCCGTGCGGGCGTCGCGGCGCTGGCCGCTCAGGTCTCGGCATGGGCCGACGCCGGTGATCCGGACGCCCTCGAACTGTTGAACGCCGCCGCCCGCCACCTCGCTGAACACGTCGCGACGGCCTGGCAGCGCATCGGCGGTGTGAACGCTCCGGTCTGGAGCCATGCCGGGGGCGTCTTCAGCCATCCCGACATTACCCGTCAGATGACGCGGCTGCTGTCCGCGGCCCCTGTCACGCCGCGTCTGCCACCGGTGGGTGGCGCACTCTGGCGCGCAGCACACAACGCGGGATGGAACCCGGATAACAACTGGATCAACACGCTCGCCTCACACCTGAATCACACGCTTGCACTGCCATCTACCTCCCCCTATCCGATCTAG
- a CDS encoding DeoR/GlpR family DNA-binding transcription regulator yields MTKDERLSLICQHLYSHGESTIQAIADVTEASLATIRRDLLTLEADGTIHRTHGGARIAKNAGVEVAFDLRENQNLYAKRAIAEVAYERIVPGSTVFLDAGTTVLQLARRLRLDPVPLSVFTNCLNVAQVLMNTPGITIVLLGGQLRAENASMVGALAEAMIENLWFDQLFLGAGAIAPDACIYSLDASEAQLNQKMLARAGSTWLLVDSSKFDQRLTYRVAPLTEALTVVSDELLSSKWQARLQELGCGLLTGSSQSMAAEDHTA; encoded by the coding sequence GTGACTAAAGACGAGCGTTTATCGCTGATCTGCCAGCACCTCTACAGCCATGGCGAAAGCACGATCCAGGCCATCGCGGATGTGACCGAGGCGTCCCTGGCGACCATTCGCCGGGACCTGCTGACCCTGGAAGCGGACGGCACGATTCATCGCACCCACGGCGGCGCACGCATTGCCAAAAATGCAGGCGTCGAGGTTGCATTCGATCTGCGGGAAAACCAGAACCTCTACGCCAAGCGCGCCATTGCCGAAGTGGCCTATGAGCGGATCGTTCCCGGCTCCACTGTCTTCCTCGATGCAGGCACCACGGTGCTGCAACTGGCGCGGCGTCTGCGTCTCGACCCGGTGCCGCTGTCGGTCTTCACCAACTGCCTGAACGTCGCGCAAGTGCTGATGAACACCCCCGGCATCACCATCGTCCTGCTGGGCGGGCAATTACGCGCCGAGAACGCGTCGATGGTCGGTGCGCTGGCCGAGGCGATGATCGAAAACCTCTGGTTCGATCAGCTGTTTCTGGGTGCGGGCGCGATTGCCCCGGACGCGTGCATCTACAGCCTCGACGCCAGCGAAGCCCAGTTGAACCAGAAGATGCTGGCCCGCGCTGGCAGCACCTGGCTGCTCGTGGACTCCAGCAAATTCGACCAACGCCTGACCTACCGCGTCGCCCCTTTGACTGAAGCGCTCACCGTGGTCAGCGACGAACTGTTGAGCAGCAAGTGGCAGGCCCGGCTGCAGGAACTGGGCTGCGGGCTGCTGACCGGCTCCAGTCAGTCGATGGCCGCCGAGGACCACACGGCATGA
- a CDS encoding D-tagatose-bisphosphate aldolase, class II, non-catalytic subunit, with protein sequence MQAHYLQELVKAHAQARPVGITSICSAHPLVIEAALREATGHQGPVLIEATCNQVNHEGGYTGMTPADFRQFVLDIAQRVGFDAERLILGGDHLGPNPWKDLPAETAMVKAEAMLDAYARAGFSKIHLDASMACAGDAEPLPGALIAERAARLAAVVERAVTRSGMPPPVYVVGTEVPVPGGALEKVEDLAVTTPQDAQATLALHREAFAALGLQEAYGRIVGLVVQPGVEFGNENVVVYDAPKARALSAVLQSERQVVFEAHSTDYQPLTALGELVRDGFAILKVGPGLTFALREALYALEQIAATLQVLPEQGHVHDVMENLMRQQPQHWNRYYHGDESALRLQRHFSYSDRIRYYWPSEPASEAVEVLFQALGEQPISETLISQFLPHLYPHVANGKGDSSAKGLVLAAIAHVLKQYRHACEGEQQRMAS encoded by the coding sequence ATGCAGGCTCATTATCTTCAGGAATTGGTGAAAGCTCACGCACAGGCTCGACCTGTCGGCATCACGTCCATTTGTTCGGCGCACCCGTTGGTGATTGAAGCGGCGCTGCGTGAGGCGACAGGGCATCAGGGGCCCGTGCTGATCGAGGCCACGTGCAATCAGGTCAATCACGAGGGGGGCTATACGGGCATGACCCCTGCGGACTTTCGCCAGTTCGTTCTCGACATCGCGCAGCGCGTGGGCTTCGACGCCGAGCGCCTGATTCTGGGAGGGGATCATTTAGGGCCCAACCCCTGGAAGGACTTGCCCGCCGAGACGGCGATGGTGAAGGCCGAAGCGATGCTCGACGCGTATGCCCGCGCCGGCTTTTCGAAGATTCACCTCGACGCCAGCATGGCCTGCGCGGGAGACGCCGAGCCGTTGCCGGGGGCGTTGATCGCCGAGCGTGCCGCGCGTTTGGCAGCCGTGGTGGAGCGGGCGGTCACGCGCTCCGGCATGCCGCCACCGGTGTACGTCGTCGGCACCGAAGTCCCGGTGCCTGGCGGTGCGCTGGAGAAGGTCGAAGACCTTGCCGTGACCACGCCGCAGGACGCCCAGGCGACTCTGGCGCTCCACCGTGAGGCGTTTGCCGCCCTCGGTCTGCAAGAGGCCTACGGGCGGATTGTCGGGTTGGTGGTGCAGCCCGGCGTCGAGTTCGGCAATGAAAACGTGGTGGTGTACGACGCTCCCAAGGCGCGTGCGTTGAGTGCGGTCTTGCAGAGCGAAAGGCAGGTGGTGTTCGAGGCCCATTCCACCGACTACCAGCCGCTGACGGCCCTCGGTGAACTGGTCCGCGACGGTTTCGCCATTCTCAAGGTCGGCCCCGGCCTGACGTTCGCGCTGCGCGAAGCCTTGTATGCCCTCGAACAGATCGCCGCGACGCTGCAGGTCTTGCCGGAACAGGGCCACGTGCATGACGTCATGGAAAACCTGATGCGTCAGCAGCCCCAGCACTGGAATCGCTATTACCACGGCGACGAATCGGCGCTGCGCCTGCAACGGCACTTCAGCTACAGCGATCGCATCCGTTACTACTGGCCGTCGGAACCGGCGAGCGAAGCGGTGGAGGTCCTGTTTCAGGCGCTGGGAGAGCAGCCGATCAGCGAAACCCTGATCAGCCAGTTCCTGCCACACCTCTATCCCCATGTGGCGAACGGCAAAGGCGACAGCTCGGCGAAAGGCCTTGTGCTGGCGGCGATTGCCCATGTGCTGAAGCAATACCGACACGCGTGCGAGGGCGAGCAACAGCGCATGGCGTCCTGA
- a CDS encoding SDR family oxidoreductase, whose amino-acid sequence MTDYPKPPFKPQQQPVPGDQSRMDPYPDCGENSYKGSGRLANKIALITGADSGIGRAVAIAFAREGADVALSYLDEHEDAKETARWVEEAGRQCLLLPGDLAKKEQCSAIVDATVKAFGRIDVLVNNAAFQMTHDSLEDITDEEWVKTFDINITAIFRICKAALPSMARGSSIINTSSVNSDSPKPTLLPYATTKGAIANFSAGLAQMLGPKGIRVNSVAPGPIWTPLIVATMTDDDVKSFGEETPLGRPGQPVEVAPIYVLLASDEASYISGTRYGVTGGKPIL is encoded by the coding sequence ATGACCGATTACCCGAAACCACCGTTCAAGCCTCAACAGCAGCCGGTGCCCGGTGATCAGAGCCGAATGGACCCGTACCCGGATTGCGGCGAAAACAGCTACAAAGGTTCGGGCCGCCTGGCCAACAAGATCGCGCTGATTACCGGCGCCGACAGCGGCATTGGCCGCGCCGTCGCCATCGCGTTTGCCCGTGAAGGCGCCGACGTGGCGCTGTCGTACCTCGACGAGCATGAGGATGCGAAAGAGACCGCGCGTTGGGTGGAAGAAGCGGGGCGGCAGTGCCTGCTGCTGCCGGGGGACCTGGCGAAAAAAGAGCAGTGCTCGGCCATTGTCGATGCCACCGTGAAAGCGTTTGGCCGCATCGACGTGTTGGTCAACAACGCTGCCTTCCAGATGACCCATGACAGCCTCGAAGACATTACCGACGAGGAGTGGGTGAAGACCTTCGACATCAACATCACTGCCATTTTTCGCATCTGCAAGGCGGCGCTGCCGTCGATGGCACGTGGCAGTTCGATCATCAACACCAGCTCGGTGAATTCGGATTCGCCCAAGCCGACGCTGCTGCCTTACGCCACTACCAAAGGCGCCATTGCCAACTTCAGCGCCGGTCTGGCACAGATGCTGGGGCCGAAAGGTATCCGCGTGAACAGCGTCGCGCCGGGACCGATCTGGACGCCGCTGATCGTTGCGACCATGACCGATGACGACGTCAAAAGCTTCGGTGAAGAAACGCCTCTTGGCAGACCCGGTCAGCCTGTCGAAGTGGCGCCGATTTACGTCCTGCTGGCGTCCGACGAGGCCAGTTACATTTCCGGCACCCGCTACGGCGTGACGGGGGGCAAGCCGATTCTCTGA
- a CDS encoding DUF1652 domain-containing protein, which yields MAISTLELRHIIESAFLPMRSTCSASANGELTIEIIDPATGLNVVFGGIPMASLGTSRAISDLIAQLRAQVCRPARHANAYRPRAMG from the coding sequence ATGGCCATCTCCACGCTCGAACTTCGCCACATCATTGAATCTGCCTTTCTGCCCATGCGCTCCACCTGTTCGGCCTCGGCCAACGGTGAGCTGACCATTGAAATCATCGACCCGGCCACGGGGTTGAATGTCGTGTTCGGCGGCATTCCCATGGCGTCCCTCGGCACCAGTCGGGCGATTTCCGATCTGATTGCCCAGCTTCGTGCACAGGTCTGTCGTCCAGCCCGACACGCCAATGCCTATCGGCCCCGCGCGATGGGGTGA
- a CDS encoding LysR family transcriptional regulator — protein sequence MTDQFAALRVFVRLAQTGSFSRTARELKLSQPTTSRMISDLEAHLGVTLFNRTTRAVALTQAGADYLADIQPILDALTEADYRIRGSGELRGELRVSMASIIASRIILPRLKSFMAEHPHLTVLLSTEDRRQDLILEGIDVALRFGTLADSSALARKVGSWPLIMAGAPDYLRQQGTPSSPSDLTAHRFVVAGPVAARTLLIEQNGLEIPVEIHGNLTVTGTDAGVVAGKEGLGLVVATVPALIADIETGSLVRVMADWNLGAVDAYALYPGGQTPKPAARVFVEFMIDALSDVDLCPE from the coding sequence ATGACCGACCAGTTCGCGGCGTTGCGCGTGTTCGTTCGCCTTGCGCAGACCGGCAGTTTTTCCAGAACGGCACGGGAGCTGAAACTGTCGCAACCCACCACCTCGCGCATGATTTCTGATCTGGAAGCGCATCTGGGCGTGACCCTGTTCAATCGCACCACCCGCGCCGTGGCGCTGACCCAGGCCGGGGCGGACTACCTCGCGGACATCCAGCCGATTCTCGATGCCTTGACCGAAGCCGATTACCGCATTCGCGGCAGTGGCGAGTTGCGCGGAGAGTTGCGGGTGAGCATGGCGTCCATTATTGCGTCACGCATCATCCTGCCGCGCTTGAAGAGTTTCATGGCCGAACACCCGCATCTCACTGTTCTGCTTTCGACCGAGGACCGACGTCAGGACCTTATTCTGGAAGGCATTGACGTGGCGCTGCGCTTCGGCACGCTGGCCGATTCCAGTGCGTTGGCGCGCAAGGTGGGCAGTTGGCCGCTGATCATGGCGGGCGCCCCGGATTACCTCCGCCAACAGGGCACGCCCTCATCGCCGTCCGATCTGACTGCGCACCGCTTCGTCGTGGCGGGACCGGTGGCCGCCCGAACGCTGTTGATCGAACAGAACGGGCTGGAAATACCCGTTGAAATCCACGGCAACCTGACCGTCACGGGAACGGATGCGGGGGTCGTCGCGGGGAAGGAAGGCCTTGGGCTGGTGGTCGCGACCGTTCCCGCGCTTATCGCCGATATTGAAACCGGCAGTCTGGTGCGGGTCATGGCCGACTGGAATCTGGGTGCGGTGGACGCCTACGCGCTTTATCCGGGAGGGCAGACGCCGAAACCCGCCGCCCGGGTATTCGTGGAGTTCATGATCGACGCGCTGAGCGATGTCGATCTCTGCCCCGAGTGA
- a CDS encoding EthD domain-containing protein, translated as MIKMSLFLTRRSDLTFEQFSEYWANVHWPIVQTVPEVLEHTIRYVQQHNVGGLPEGVPAAPFDGYAEAWIANKEAIYKVIGSPKWDEIVAVDDENFLDRSKTLVLFTEEKVDYVA; from the coding sequence ATGATCAAGATGAGTTTATTCCTCACCCGCCGTTCGGATCTCACGTTCGAACAATTCAGCGAATACTGGGCAAATGTGCACTGGCCCATCGTACAAACAGTGCCAGAAGTGTTGGAGCACACCATTCGTTATGTGCAGCAGCACAACGTCGGCGGCCTCCCGGAAGGCGTGCCTGCGGCCCCGTTCGACGGTTATGCGGAAGCCTGGATCGCCAACAAGGAAGCCATTTATAAAGTGATCGGTTCTCCGAAGTGGGACGAAATCGTTGCGGTCGATGACGAGAACTTTCTCGACCGTTCAAAGACACTCGTATTGTTCACTGAAGAGAAAGTCGATTACGTCGCTTGA